The Misgurnus anguillicaudatus chromosome 15, ASM2758022v2, whole genome shotgun sequence genome has a window encoding:
- the skor1b gene encoding SKI family transcriptional corepressor 1 homolog-B isoform X2, with protein sequence MESIPNQLPAGRDTSCSPNSKQDLQPYSGPTLKPNQVSETSLYGIPIVSLVIDGQERLCLAQISNTLLKNYSYNEIHNRRVALGITCVQCTPVQLEILRRAGAMPISSRRCGMITKREAERLCKSFLGAHSPPKLPENFAFDVSHECAWGSRGNFIPARYNSSRAKCIKCSLCNMYFSPNKFIFHSHRTPESKYTQPDAANFNSWRRHLKLSDKNSPDDVAHAWEDVKAMFNGGSRKRTLPVGGSGGSPPHHTQRPGGQSQGEPSEVPHKTLRCDDDRVNVTMPSSIRSYPVIPVPSKSFGMLQKIPPPLFPHPYGFPAFGLCQKKDDGVVMGEPNKTNLPGVFWPSTKDSAYPSFPMFWPTTGSLAMPTYHHTQPKPPSDVLCTRHELDGSEQSDRSTSTPKDSLLDNERCSSTQSTRNEEDKSGDESRSVEGIPVTPRKISYISAFRPVVKDVESIAKLYGNRGPYSGPRAGYMSPDFLSESSSYRSASPDVDSVDDPDVDVESHKGAEDDECLQLSVDDRRSPPVLSVAQSEGVKGQDQQNNQMHTMTDVHTTNSNETRPSELESLGKPFESNKHTTRFEVYAREREQHTHPMSTSYFGSSAIYQREPIESTVKDMHEEEPSSTVEEMEPKIHQDQASVHEDRLRESNDDEESMRKDPSSRASLIEKNIENMAKEELQKQLVEQVELRKKLEREFQNLKDSFQDQMKRELSYREEMVQQLQIVRAHDALHHFSCKMLSPRHCTGTCTFKPPLLPP encoded by the exons ATGGAATCTATCCCAAATCAGCTGCCGGCTGGAAGAGACACCAGCTGTTCCCCGAACTCCAAGCAAGACTTGCAGCCTTATTCTGGCCCAACACTAAAGCCGAACCAAGTCAGTGAGACTTCTTTATACGGAATACCGATCGTTTCACTAGTGATAGACGGTCAGGAGAGACTTTGCCTAGCCCAAATATCCAACACCCTTTTGAAGAACTACAGCTATAACGAAATCCACAACCGGCGTGTGGCCCTGGGCATCACATGTGTGCAGTGCACTCCTGTCCAGTTAGAAATCCTCAGGCGCGCGGGGGCTATGCCCATTTCCTCGAGACGCTGCGGGATGATCACAAAGCGAGAGGCCGAGAGGCTCTGCAAATCGTTTCTTGGTGCACACTCACCCCCGAAATTACCCGAAAATTTCGCTTTTGACGTGTCACACGAATGCGCATGGGGCAGCAGGGGCAATTTTATCCCAGCCAGGTACAATAGCTCAAGAGCGAAATGCATTAAGTGTTCATTATGCAACATGTATTTCTCTCCAAATAAGTTCATATTTCACTCTCACCGCACACCGGAGTCCAAATACACGCAACCAGATGCTGCGAACTTTAATTCATGGAGAAGACACTTAAAACTGAGCGACAAAAACTCACCGGATGATGTGGCACACGCCTGGGAAGACGTAAAAGCCATGTTTAACGGTGGCAGCCGCAAGAGGACGCTGCCAGTCGGTGGGTCTGGGGGTTCACCCCCGCATCATACTCAGAGACCGGGAGGTCAGTCCCAGGGTGAACCATCTGAGGTACCCCATAAAACACTCCGTTGTGATGATGACAGGGTGAACGTGACCATGCCAAGCAGCATTCGCAGTTACCCTGTTATTCCAGTGCCTAGCAAGAGTTTTGGGATGTTACAAAAAATTCCACCACCTCTCTTTCCGCATCCATATGGCTTTCCGGCGTTTGGACTGTGTCAAAAGAAAGATGATGGTGTTGTGATGGGAGAGCCAAACAAAACGAACCTGCCAGGTGTGTTCTGGCCGAGCACTAAGGACAGTGCCTATCCATCTTTTCCGATGTTTTGGCCTACAACAGGCAGCTTAGCAATGCCAACATACCACCATACCCAACCAAAACCTCCTTCTGACGTGTTATGCACCAGACACGAGCTGGACGGGTCTGAGCAAAGCGACCGAAGCACGAGCACCCCAAAAGACAGTCTACTTGACAATGAACGGTGCTCTAGCACACAGTCTACCCGGAACGAGGAGGATAAATCAGGAGATGAGAGTAGATCAGTTGAAGGCATCCCAGTCACCCCAAGAAAAATAAGTTACATATCAGCGTTCAGACCAGTGGTTAAAGATGTTGAGAGTATTGCGAAACTATATGGCAATAGGGGTCCATATTCTGGTCCCAGGGCTGGCTATATGTCACCAGATTTCTTGAGTGAAAGTTCTAGTTATAGGTCAGCGTCTCCGGACGTGGACAGTGTGGACGATCCGGATGTGGATGTGGAGTCACACAAAGGTGCCGAAGATGATGAGTGTCTGCAGCTGTCTGTGGATGACCGGCGGAGCCCCCCTGTTTTGTCCGTGGCACAGAGTGAGGGGGTTAAGGGTCAAGATCAACAAAATAACCAGATGCACACTATGACTGATGTACACACGACTAATTCAAATGAAACGCGACCCTCTGAATTGGAGAGCCTTGGAAAGCCGTTTGAGAGCAATAAACATACGACGCGTTTTGAG GTATATGCGCGTGAGAGAGAGCAGCACACCCATCCAATGAGCACGTCTTATTTTGGATCATCTGCCATTTACCAACGCGAACCGATTGAATCGACTG TTAAAGACATGCACGAAGAAGAGCCTTCGTCTACAGTGGAGGAGATGGAACCCAAAATTCATCAGGACCAAGCCAGTGTACATGAAGATCGCCTGAGGGAATCCAATGATG ATGAGGAATCTATGCGCAAAGACCCCAGCAGCAGAGCATCATTGATTGAGAAAAACATAGAGAACATGGCCAAAG aggaattgcaaaaacaacttgTGGAACAAGTTGAACTTAGAAAAAAGTTGGAGCGTGAGTTCCAGAATCTAAAAG ACAGTTTTCAAGACCAAATGAAAAGAGAACTCTCATACAGAGAGGAAATGGTGCAGCAACTCCAGATTGTTCGAG CTCACGACGCACTCCACCATTTCTCGTGTAAGATGCTGAGCCCTCGTCACTGCACTGGGACCTGCACCTTCAAGCCGCCTCTTTTACCACCTTGA
- the skor1b gene encoding SKI family transcriptional corepressor 1 homolog-B isoform X1, producing the protein MESIPNQLPAGRDTSCSPNSKQDLQPYSGPTLKPNQVSETSLYGIPIVSLVIDGQERLCLAQISNTLLKNYSYNEIHNRRVALGITCVQCTPVQLEILRRAGAMPISSRRCGMITKREAERLCKSFLGAHSPPKLPENFAFDVSHECAWGSRGNFIPARYNSSRAKCIKCSLCNMYFSPNKFIFHSHRTPESKYTQPDAANFNSWRRHLKLSDKNSPDDVAHAWEDVKAMFNGGSRKRTLPVGGSGGSPPHHTQRPGGQSQGEPSEVPHKTLRCDDDRVNVTMPSSIRSYPVIPVPSKSFGMLQKIPPPLFPHPYGFPAFGLCQKKDDGVVMGEPNKTNLPGVFWPSTKDSAYPSFPMFWPTTGSLAMPTYHHTQPKPPSDVLCTRHELDGSEQSDRSTSTPKDSLLDNERCSSTQSTRNEEDKSGDESRSVEGIPVTPRKISYISAFRPVVKDVESIAKLYGNRGPYSGPRAGYMSPDFLSESSSYRSASPDVDSVDDPDVDVESHKGAEDDECLQLSVDDRRSPPVLSVAQSEGVKGQDQQNNQMHTMTDVHTTNSNETRPSELESLGKPFESNKHTTRFEVYAREREQHTHPMSTSYFGSSAIYQREPIESTVKDMHEEEPSSTVEEMEPKIHQDQASVHEDRLRESNDDEESMRKDPSSRASLIEKNIENMAKEELQKQLVEQVELRKKLEREFQNLKDSFQDQMKRELSYREEMVQQLQIVREAHDALHHFSCKMLSPRHCTGTCTFKPPLLPP; encoded by the exons ATGGAATCTATCCCAAATCAGCTGCCGGCTGGAAGAGACACCAGCTGTTCCCCGAACTCCAAGCAAGACTTGCAGCCTTATTCTGGCCCAACACTAAAGCCGAACCAAGTCAGTGAGACTTCTTTATACGGAATACCGATCGTTTCACTAGTGATAGACGGTCAGGAGAGACTTTGCCTAGCCCAAATATCCAACACCCTTTTGAAGAACTACAGCTATAACGAAATCCACAACCGGCGTGTGGCCCTGGGCATCACATGTGTGCAGTGCACTCCTGTCCAGTTAGAAATCCTCAGGCGCGCGGGGGCTATGCCCATTTCCTCGAGACGCTGCGGGATGATCACAAAGCGAGAGGCCGAGAGGCTCTGCAAATCGTTTCTTGGTGCACACTCACCCCCGAAATTACCCGAAAATTTCGCTTTTGACGTGTCACACGAATGCGCATGGGGCAGCAGGGGCAATTTTATCCCAGCCAGGTACAATAGCTCAAGAGCGAAATGCATTAAGTGTTCATTATGCAACATGTATTTCTCTCCAAATAAGTTCATATTTCACTCTCACCGCACACCGGAGTCCAAATACACGCAACCAGATGCTGCGAACTTTAATTCATGGAGAAGACACTTAAAACTGAGCGACAAAAACTCACCGGATGATGTGGCACACGCCTGGGAAGACGTAAAAGCCATGTTTAACGGTGGCAGCCGCAAGAGGACGCTGCCAGTCGGTGGGTCTGGGGGTTCACCCCCGCATCATACTCAGAGACCGGGAGGTCAGTCCCAGGGTGAACCATCTGAGGTACCCCATAAAACACTCCGTTGTGATGATGACAGGGTGAACGTGACCATGCCAAGCAGCATTCGCAGTTACCCTGTTATTCCAGTGCCTAGCAAGAGTTTTGGGATGTTACAAAAAATTCCACCACCTCTCTTTCCGCATCCATATGGCTTTCCGGCGTTTGGACTGTGTCAAAAGAAAGATGATGGTGTTGTGATGGGAGAGCCAAACAAAACGAACCTGCCAGGTGTGTTCTGGCCGAGCACTAAGGACAGTGCCTATCCATCTTTTCCGATGTTTTGGCCTACAACAGGCAGCTTAGCAATGCCAACATACCACCATACCCAACCAAAACCTCCTTCTGACGTGTTATGCACCAGACACGAGCTGGACGGGTCTGAGCAAAGCGACCGAAGCACGAGCACCCCAAAAGACAGTCTACTTGACAATGAACGGTGCTCTAGCACACAGTCTACCCGGAACGAGGAGGATAAATCAGGAGATGAGAGTAGATCAGTTGAAGGCATCCCAGTCACCCCAAGAAAAATAAGTTACATATCAGCGTTCAGACCAGTGGTTAAAGATGTTGAGAGTATTGCGAAACTATATGGCAATAGGGGTCCATATTCTGGTCCCAGGGCTGGCTATATGTCACCAGATTTCTTGAGTGAAAGTTCTAGTTATAGGTCAGCGTCTCCGGACGTGGACAGTGTGGACGATCCGGATGTGGATGTGGAGTCACACAAAGGTGCCGAAGATGATGAGTGTCTGCAGCTGTCTGTGGATGACCGGCGGAGCCCCCCTGTTTTGTCCGTGGCACAGAGTGAGGGGGTTAAGGGTCAAGATCAACAAAATAACCAGATGCACACTATGACTGATGTACACACGACTAATTCAAATGAAACGCGACCCTCTGAATTGGAGAGCCTTGGAAAGCCGTTTGAGAGCAATAAACATACGACGCGTTTTGAG GTATATGCGCGTGAGAGAGAGCAGCACACCCATCCAATGAGCACGTCTTATTTTGGATCATCTGCCATTTACCAACGCGAACCGATTGAATCGACTG TTAAAGACATGCACGAAGAAGAGCCTTCGTCTACAGTGGAGGAGATGGAACCCAAAATTCATCAGGACCAAGCCAGTGTACATGAAGATCGCCTGAGGGAATCCAATGATG ATGAGGAATCTATGCGCAAAGACCCCAGCAGCAGAGCATCATTGATTGAGAAAAACATAGAGAACATGGCCAAAG aggaattgcaaaaacaacttgTGGAACAAGTTGAACTTAGAAAAAAGTTGGAGCGTGAGTTCCAGAATCTAAAAG ACAGTTTTCAAGACCAAATGAAAAGAGAACTCTCATACAGAGAGGAAATGGTGCAGCAACTCCAGATTGTTCGAG AAGCTCACGACGCACTCCACCATTTCTCGTGTAAGATGCTGAGCCCTCGTCACTGCACTGGGACCTGCACCTTCAAGCCGCCTCTTTTACCACCTTGA